In Acidisarcina polymorpha, the DNA window AGTCGCCGCATAGCTCCTTAGAAGAAAAACTTCGAGGCTGACTTGACCAGATGGGGGTCGGTGCGGGTGGGAGTTGCATGACGCTGCGACAAAAGGAAAGGCGGGCATGTACCAGATGCCCGCCTCAGTGACCAATGCAGCAAGTTACTCGAAGGCTTTATTCCAGTTAGACACCAGGTTATTTACATTCAACGTCCCAATGCCGGTCGCAAAATCCCAGCCGGTTTTGCTGTTATAAGCCTTTTCGTACGCAGTGCTGCTCACTGAGAGCACACCGAACCTCCCCGACGGCCGATAGCAGTTGTAGAGCGCGAAACTGGTGATGCCGGCTCCTATACAGTCCACATCCATATCACCCTCGGTCACATCGTTGAAGGTGCAGGAAGCGTCAATGGCATTGCCGAGAGTTGAATTGCACGAGCTTTTTCCCGTGCCTCCAAACTCCTGCTTCGCTAGCGCATAATAAACGTAATTGGGATTGCCCTGCGGAGTACCCGTCGACTGGTTAACCAGCGCCTGGATGCCCGCGACAATGGGCGACGCAAACGATGTTCCGCCCGCGCTCGACCAGGTTGAGGGATCGCCCGTGCAGGGTGCTCCGCCGGTTCCTTGCGCAGGCTGGCTATAGCAGAACACGTAGTAGTGTCCCCACGCGCCATTCGCTGCAAACAACGAAACATCCGGAATGTCCCGAACACCATCCTTTGGGTTGCCCAACATCCCGGTCTGATAACTAGGTTTCGAATAACCTCGGCATGTTCCGCTATCTGCAGGCGAGGGCATGATCCGACTGGCATCCCCGTAGCCGCAATTACTAGGTCCGCCGCTGCCGCTCGCCGTTGTCAGGAATAGCTCGCCCTCCGTCGAGTTGCAAAAACCATCGTTTCCGTAAGGGACGTTGTAGCCAACCGCATTCGCGATCAGCGTGCTCGCACACGAACTGTTCCATGGGATCTCTGGAATATAAGATTTGGCCGACCCGAAAGTAGAGTTGTCATTCTTCTTCCAGTACTGGGCGTTCGTTCCGGCGAAGCTGTCGCCGAAGTCAGTTCCACCCACGGCAACGTTATAAGCAGTAGAAGCGTAGCCGCTCACCGCGATACCAGCCAGGGCAAACTCTGCGCCCGCATCGCAGGAAGCCGCTCCTTCATCTCCCGCAGCGACAAACACCGAAACACCCTCAGAGGCCGCCTGCTGGTACGCTTCGTTGAACGTCGCATTACCAGCGGCCCCCAGCCCAGCCTCACAATCGCCATAGCTGATGCTCACAATCGCTGGAGGCAGCGGTTCGTTGATCAGCGACTGCAGCGCCAGCAATCCGCCAAATGTCGTCTGCGTATTCGCACACGACGCCAGCACGATCTTCGCGTTGGGAGCAGCCGCGGTCGCGTACTCCGCATCCAGAATCGCTTCGCCGTCGTCGCCGAGCACGTCGCCAGGATCTGTACAGCCGCCCGGATGCACTTGCTTGAAGCTGGCGTGGGTGTACTTCGTTAAACCGAACGTGCTGCGAAACACCTCCCAGTCGCCAGTTGAATAGACATTGGTGTCTTCGATCACCACCACGGTCTGTCCCTCTCCGGTGATCCCGTTCTTGTAGACGGGCTCGAAGTTATAAACAGTATGCAGATCGTCCGGCACAACAATCTGCGTATCGCTGTTCACCGTCAGATCCGGCTTCACCCCGTTCGCCGCAGCAGTCTGTGGAACGACCGCTTTAGAGGCGCCATCGATCCGCGCCCGGGTGATGCCCTTGTTAGCCGCTTTGGGACGAAAGTCGCTCAATGAAGTAATCCCCACCACCACCCCGGCCAGAGCCGCCGGAATTTGCGGATCCTGCATGTTTGAGATGTGCTTGATGCCGCCGGCATTCAACGTGTGAATCTCGGTATGAAACGCGGACTTGACCTGGTCCGCCGTTCCCGAAAAATCGATGACCATCCCACTCTTGGCGACATTGTTCACCTGAAGTCCATGCCCACGGAGCCATTCCGTCACAGCAGCAATATCCGCCGGGTTCGGCCCGTACTGCTGACCGAACTCGTCAGCGGTGAGCCATTCATGAAAATCCGGACTGCCCGGCTTGTACTGCGCGTTGATCTTCTCAGTTAAAGCCGCTTGCCGATCCGCTGGCCGCTTCAGCTGCAACAGCATGTGCTCGAGCACCAGGTCACCGCTCACCGCCCCTCGATCGTTCTGGGCGTTCGCCTCGGGTCGAAGATTGCCGCGCAACGTTAGCAGCTTGCTCTCAAGCACGGGTGAAGTTACAAGCACCTGAGCCGAAGTCGCGCTCTGGGCGAGGGCCGGCGCAATTGCTGTCATCGTTGTTGCGAGAAAGAAGAGTGAAGGAACCGTACATCTCCGCGGATGGATCCAATTCATGAAAGTTCAGCCTCAGTATGAGAATTTGGGTGGAAAGCTGCTTGGGACGTGGAACCATGTAAAGGCGATATCTGAGTGGGTAATGTTGGCGATGGTAACTTCAGTACCCAGAAAAGATCAAGCTGTAGATTACTGCAGTACGCGGGCGCGTACGGTTCTATCCACATTGTCGATCGATTGGCCTTGTTTCTGACCTGCCCCCAAAAAACTGTACCAGTGGTAGCTGGAGTTCTCTCGTAATGTAGACGGGAGATTTTGTATGAAGAAGAGCCGTTACACGGAAGAGCAGATCATCGGGATCTTGAAGCAGCATGAGGCAGGAGTGAAGACGGCGGAGTTGTGCCGGGAGCACGGGATCAGCGCGGCGACGTTCTATGGCTGGAAGTCGAAGTACGGCGGCATGGACGTGAGCGAAGCGCAACGTCTGAAGGCTCTTGAAGACGAGAACCGCCGTCTGAAGCTGCTGGTGGCGGAGTTGAGTCTTCACGGCGAGGCGCTGAAGGGCGTGATCCGAAAAAACGGCTGGAGCTTGCCGGCCTGAGAGAAGCGGTGGCGTACGCTCAGGCCGAGCATGGCTTGAGCGAGCGCACGGCCTGCAAGCTGCTAGGCATGAAGAGGTCAAGCTACCGGTACGAGCCGCGGCCGGACCGCAACGCGGCGTTGCGCGAGGCGTTGGTGAAGCTGGCCCGGCAGAAGCCGCGCTATGGCTACCGGCGGCTGCACGCGGTGTTGAGCCGGTGCGGCCACGAGGTGAACGTGAAGCGGGTCTATCGACTGTATGTGGAAGAGCGACTGATGGTGCGGCGCAAGAGGCGCAAGCGTCTGGTGCGCGATCGCGCGGCCGAGCCGCGGCTGACGGGAGCGAACCAGGAGTGGGCGATGGACTTCATCGTCGATGGGTTGACGACGGGGCGGATGGTGCGCATCCTGAGCGTGGTCGACGTGTACACGCGCGAGTGCCTGGCGCTGGAGGCCGACACCAGCCTCGGCTCAGGGCGCGTGACGCGGGTGCTGGAGCGGCTGATCGAAGAGCGTGGCCGGCCAGAAAATGTGCGCTCGGACAACGTACTAACACAGGAAGGAAAAGCTGGAGAGAAGAGAAGGTCCCTTAGCATCCCGTATGGGATGTGCTTGACGACGACTGTACCTCCAAGTGGCTTCCACGAGCAAGGGCTGAGCGTTCGACCATAGCGACACGAGATCTGCCGAAGAGCGCAGTCTCCACTGTACTCAAAATGAAGTCTCAACCAAGTGAAAGGCCGAATCATTATCTACGAGGTCCTTACGGCCTCGACGGCCCAGGTGAAGCGGCTCTTCCACTTGGTGCCGCTGCCTCATAGAAGCAGCGGAAGTCGGTACCGGTCTTGATGATCCCATGAGCCACGCGAGCCATCTTGGCGGCGACGGCGACATACGCCATACGCTTGCGGTCGGCACTGGCAGGATCACGCCGGAGATATCGTTCGAACTTGTCTCGGAAGCTGTTCTCTCGCAGCCTCACAGCCACAGTGGCGGCCATCCAGAAGGCGCAGCGAAGCCGTGCGTTGCCGTATTTCGACAGCTTGGTCGCTCCTCGAAACTGGCCCGACTGCTGAGTCGAGAGATCGAGGCCACAGAACTTGAGGAACTGACGATGGTGATTGAAGCGGCGCAGGTCGCCGGCTTCGGCCAGGATCGTGAGCGCCAGGATAGGGCCGATGCCTGGCATCTGCTGGAGACGCCTGAAGTCGACGTTTTCCTTCAGGTGAAGCGCAGCTCGTTGTTCCAGTTGATCGCGGAGCTGGCAGAGTCGGATCATCTCGCCGAGTACGACGCGGAACATCGCAACGGCCTCTGAGTCCTCAGCAACGGGGATCCCGATGGAGGACTGGGCCGTGCGGTAAATATCCTCTAGCAGCCGCTGTTTACTTACCTTGCGTCCGACGACCGTCCACGCTTGCTGAACGAAGTCTTCCATCGAGAGGCGTGCAATCAGGGCAGGCGTGGGGAAGACCTGAAGGAACGCGAGAAGCCACTCAGAACGCGTGGCATGATAATACCGCTCTATCTCCGGAAAGTAGAGCGGCAGGTAATGGGTCAAGAGCCGATGCTGGGTCCGGGTCTTCTCAAGAGAGATCTGCGCATAGGTGAGCGACAGCTCCTGAAAGTCATGGATCTGGTTCACGAGCGGGTCATGGTAGTGCTGAGTCACGCCGGTCTTGAGCAGATGGAGCAGGACCTGGGCGTCCTTCGGATCGTTCTTGTCCCAGGAGTTATGCATGGCTTCGCGGGTTCGCGCCACAGCGAGGGACGCGATCAGCTCCAGATGGAAACCCTCGGCCTGCAGAAAGTGCGCCAGCGGCCTATGGTAGTTCCCAGTGGCCTCGAAGACGATGCGCACCGGGTGCTTCAAGCCATGAAGAAAGTCGGCAAACAGTCGGAACTCGACTGCGGTGTTGGGCAGGATCAGGCGCTTGCGGCTCTTCCATCCCGGAGCTTCGATCAGGACATCGTGACGGAGCTTGGCAATATCGATCGCTACCAGAACGGTGGACGGTTGAGTAGGCTGGACAAGGGACATGGTTGGTTCTCTCCTAAAAGTGAAAGTAGGCATACGTTCAGCTTAGGAGACCTACGGCCAGCCATGGCCCAGGAAGTCGGATCTCGGTCGCTACGCTCCCCAAACCTGACTTCCTGCCTTCCTCAACCTCTTCCTTCCAAGTGCTTCGTGTGGTGCTACGGGCCGGAGTTTACCTCGCGGCGCATGCTGGCCTGGTCAGAGGACTGGAAGATCGGGCTGGTGCATATCCAGCCAGGCCGCCCGATGCAAAACGGCCACGTCGAGAGCTTCCACGGACGGTTGCGCGACGAGTGCCTCAACGCAAGCTGGTTCCGGACCTTGAACGATGTGCGCAACACTCTGGCGAGTTGGCGCCAGGAGTATAACTGGGAACGTCCGCACAGTTCGCTGGGCTACCAAACGCCGGAGCAGTTCCGGCAGAGAGCAGGCTATGCAAATGTGGAAGGCCAACCACGCCTCCCACATTTACACAGCCACCACGGCGGCTACGGAGTTTTTCCAAAGCCAAACCTAAACCGAGAATCTCCAGTTATGACTGGTTGAGAAAAACGGGGCAGGTCATTTCCTGCTTTACGGTTCTATCTACAGTGTCGGTTGATTGGCCTTGTTTCCTGCATCGAGGGCTGCTCAATCGATATCCTCGCTTATGAATGACCGGAACGCCTGGACCACCAGCTCTGAGACTTGGTTTTCGCTCCGCTTCGTTATGAGTTCATGTCCCGCTCCCGAAACTGGAAGGAGCCTGGTTCGAGCTTTCACGAGCGTCAACGCCTCGGTCATCTCGGCGATCGAGCCAAAGATGTCCTGTGTACCGTGAACGAACATCCCAGGTTTTTGCAGATCTCCGAAATGCCCGACTCGCAATTCACTCGGCCTTTGCGGCGGATGAAGCGGGTAGGAGAGTAGCAGAAGTCCATCAGCGAGACCGGGCTCGGCCGCGACCAGCATCGACGCCTGCCTCCCTCCGTAGGAGTGACCGCCGAGCAAGACGCGGCCGGATGTCTGCCTGCGTCCGGACGCGATGGCTGCTCGAAGCCCCGCCTGGTCACGCTCCGCACTGCCGCGAGACGGTGGTCCGTGTGGCCGCGATTGCCGGAATGGCAGATCACAGCGAAGCACGATGAACCCCGAAGCGCAAAATGCGCTGGCGAGTGACACGAGAAGTGGAGAATTGCAGTTGGCTCCAGCGCCATGGGTCAGTATCAGACAATCTCCACCCGAACCGGCCGGGAGGTGCAGATATCCTCGCACCGGTATCTCATTCGGTGGCGTATCCAGGAATTCTCGATAGGCGTTGAATTCTCGAGAGTTGTTGATAGCAGCTCCTGCATTCTCGCGGTTGGTGCGCGTCGGCTGAATTATGGACGATCATACTCGTCCAGCTGGAGCGTTCTGCCCGGGCGAGTGGGGGTGGATCGTTGGGTTGACCCGGAAAACGTGGGGAAACGATCTATGGCCGCCTTGGAATAAAGGAGAATGCGGGGGTGTTCCTCCAATGAAAGACCACGTACGCTAAGCTCGACTTCTTTGGAGAGTAACTTAGGTAACCAGGACGGATGCCCCCATGGCGACGGACAGACCAGCAATAGCTTTGGAGCAAATCGGGAGGTACCGCGTCACCGGCGAGCTTGGGCGGGGCGGCATGGGAATTGTCTATCGCGGCGAAGACCACCTGATCGGCAGAGAAGTCGCAATCAAGACGCTGACCGAGGTGACCCCGGAGCTCCGCGAGCGCTTTTACCTTGAGGCCAGGTCGGGAATCCTTAGTCATCCGAATATCGTGACCGTCTATGAGCTGGGCGAGCATGACGGCAACCCCTTCATCGCTATGGAGTTTATCCAGGGTGAGTCTCTGGAGAAGAAGTTGCGCCTGCGGAAGCGCTTGTCCTTGCTGGAGTCGCTTTCGATCGTGGAGCAGCTTTGTGCCGGGCTCGGTTACGCTCATGGCCATGGCGTCGTGCATCGGGATGTGAAGCCCGCGAACGTGCTGGTACAGCCCGATGGACGAGTGACCATCGTCGATTTCGGGATCGCCCGGCTTGCGGACCAGACCCGGCAACTGACGAAGACGGATGCTTTGCTGGGGACATTTCATTACATCGCGCCGGAGCGCCTAAAAGGGGAGGCAAGTGACGGGCGAGCCGATGTGTGGTCGGTCGGGGTCATGCTGTACGAGATGCTGACCGGCGAGTTGCCATTCAAGGGTAAGGATGTTTCTTCTCTCTATCGGGTCATTTACGAGCCCTACGTTCCCATCGGGGATTACGTGCAGGACCTCCCCGAGGGGCTGAGCAACGTGCTCGACAAAGCCCTCGCCAAAGATATTGAGGATCGGTATTCGACCGCAGAGGAGATGGCCTTTGACCTGCAGGTGATTGCCGATGCGCTGAAGCACGACCGAGTGGGCACATTGTTGGAGACCGCGCGCCGGCTGGCCGAAGAGCTCCAGTTTGCAAGCGCACGGACGGTGCTCTTGCAGGCACAGCGTATCGACCCGGGAAATATCGACACCAAGGCGCTGATGAACGATGTGCAGGATCGGCTGAACCATCTGCAGCGTGGCGAGCAGTTGCGGCAAATTCTGGAACAGGCGCAGACCGCTCTCGGGGAGCGGCAATGGGAAGATGCGATCACATTCTTTCAACAGGCGCAGAAGCTGGATACGGAAAACGCGTTTGGCTTGGAAGAGCGGCTGCAAGAAGCGCAGGAACGAAAGCTGCAGCAACTAAAGATTGCCAGACTGTGGGAGCAGGCAAGCGAAGCGCGAAGTCAGGGAGATCTCACCAAGGCCCAGGATTATCTCAGCCAGGCACTACGGATCGATGAGCGCAGCACCGACCTGCGCAACGCATATTCGGTCATCTTGCGCGAGATCAAGCGCAAGCAGCAGGCGCTTCAGGTAGAGGAACTCTTACGTAGCGCTCGAGAGAGCTACAGCGCTCGCAACTATACGGAGACGATTGCACGCTTGCGAGAGGCGGCGCAGATCGATCCTGCGCACACCGAGGTGCAACAACTCCTCTTTACGGCGGCGACCCGGCAGAAAGAGGAACGACGGCAGCAATTGTTAGAAAAGATTGCCGCGGAGATACAGGAGTCGTTGGATCTCGAAGATTTCACCAAGGCTAGAGATCGAGTGTCCCGCGCCCTGGAGACGCTTCCTGGTGAGGGTTTGCTGCTCAGGCTCCAAATAGAGACGGAATCAAAGATACGTGAGTTTGACGTGCAGCAGTCTGTGCGAAAGGCCCAACTGGAAGCGCAGGATCTATTTGCTGACGATCCCGAGCGGGCATTGCAGGCGATCGAGAAAGGACTCGAAGCTGCTCCAGAAAGCGAGACGCTTTTGCAGTCGAAGCAGCGGCTGCAGGAGCACCTGAAAGTGATCGCAACAAACTCGGCCCGCGCAGAGGCACTGGTAGCAGCACACACTGCTTTGGGCTCAAAGGATTACCTGGGGGCTCGCCGCGTTCTTGAGGCTGCGATCCTCGCCCACGGGTTGAGTGAAGAGCTGGAGAATCTGCTCGGAATCACCAAGGCAGAGCAGGCAAAAGATGAAGAAAAACAGGCGGAGATTCGTAGCGCAGCAGAGGCGCGCAAGCTGGTAGAGAGTGCAGTGGCAGCCTGCGATGAGGCACTTGCAGCAGGCGACCTCAAACGCTGTATGCGAGCACTGGACGACGCGGCGAAGCTACAGGGCGAGAGCGGCATCTTGGCCAACGCGCGGAAAGAATGTGAGGCTAAGCGCGAAAGGAAGGCAGCGCAGATGCTGGGCGATGCCATCCAGGCGGCGCAACAGTGCTTGATGCGGAAGTCTCCCAAAGAAGCTCTGGCAGAGCTACGGCGGGTTCAGCCGGTCTTCCCGTTTGCCTCTGCATCCATGCAGAGCGACTTTAACCGGGTGAAGAGCGAATGTGGCGAAACGGCAGTCAAGCCGGAGACCACCAGCCGTCCCCCATCCGGCCTGAAACCGAACCGGGCAACTCGATATTTGCCGGCTTTGGTGATTGTAGCGGCGGCCGTTGCAATTGCCGCAATGTGGCATGCACGGCATCAAGCGGCCACGGTGCAGAAGATTGTGACTGTCGCTCCCGCTCCCACCCTCGCACTGACCGACCTGGAGATCAACGCGACGCCTTGGGCGAAGGTACTGCTCGTCCAGGATGAGGACGGTAAGAACGTCACCCTTCCCAATGGAGATCTGACCACGCCGTTAAGGATCGACGGATTGAAGGTGGGCAAATACAAAGTGACTCTAGCCAATCCGGACGATCAGCAGCAAACGGTTGAGTGTAATGCGACGACTGCCGATCACCTGTGTACCGCCGACCTCGGCGCAACCGACATCCACCAAGTGTTGATTGGAGACCATCCATGAAGATCGCATGGACCTCTTCATTGAGGACCGCTTCATTGTGGACCGCTTCATTGTGGACCGCCTCATTCCTGTTGTCGGCCGCGATTGCCGCTGGACAGACTCAGCAGGCGAGCAAGACAGCCGATCAGCTGCACGAGCTTGCAAACCAAGCGAAGAATTCTGGGGACCTGCAGGGAGAGGCAAATTATCTCTGCCAAGCGGCGGAGCTGGATGGAAAAAAGTACGGGAAGAAATGTGACAAGGCGAAGACCGACCTGGCAAAGACGCTTGCGCAATTTGAAGCAGACCTTGGAATGGGACGCACTGAGTTGCAACGCGGAGACTACCCCGGAGCGTTGCGCGACCTCGGAAAGATCGCGTTTGGTCCCCACAAAGAAGAGGCGCAGGAGCTTATGCAGCGGACGCGAACTCCAAACAACGGTGCGCCCGTCGACCAAATCAGCCAGAAGGCTTTAGCGGAAGCTCGTCAGGATTACGCTCGTGGCGACTTCGATGCAGCAGAGGCGTTGTTGGGCAAGGTAGAGTCGCAGTCGCTACTGCCTGCCGCGAAGCAGTTGCACACCGACATCAGCATATATCGCGCCACGATGAAGGAAGCGGATGCGATGGCTAGCGCCGGCAACTTCAAGGCAGCGGCGGAGAAGTATCAGTTTGCTGCGACTATTCAGCCGAAAGGCCCAGGTCAGCCTCTGGAGCACCTGCGCGAAGTGCAGGCGGAGCAAGCAAAGGCAGACCAGGAGAAGGAAGACGAAGCCAAGGCACACAGGGCGCTCTTGCAGCAGGCGCAAAGTTCCCCGCCAGGGAAAGCGGCTCCCCTTCCAAGGGCCAGCCATCCGCCGAAGGCCAAAAATCCGCCCCATGACGCTCATCAAGACGAAGCGCAGGGCGATCCCGAAACGCTGGAGGATAATTTGACGAAAGGCATCCAAGACTTCTATGACTCGCAGTTCACCCAGGCGGAGGATGCGATCAATGTATATCTCCAGGAAGGCGGTAAGGAACATGTAGGAGTAGCTCATTTTTATCTCGGCGCTTCGTTGTTCTCGCAGGCCGTCCTTGGCGACCCGGCTCATCCGGCAAACGCCGATGCTCTTCGACAGCAGGCGCGAGAGCAATTTGCGCTTGCCAGACAATTTCACTACGCACCCTTGCACACAGCGGTGTCGCCAAAGATTCTTGCGCAATGGACGCAGACCGGCGACCAGCAATGACCGGATCGAGGAGAACTTCTTCTCTGGGATACGCGAACGGATTGTTTCGGATAGAGGCGGCTGGACTTTCCGATGTGGGCCGCAAGCGGTCGAACAATGAAGATAGTTTTGGTTATGATCTCGAAGCCAACATTTTCGTGGTGTGTGATGGAATGGGCGGCATGGCGGCTGGTGAGGTCGCCAGCAGCTTGGCTGTAGAGCAGACTCTACGAACTTACAAAGAGCTCGGCAATCAGGAGATGCAACCGGAAGAGCGCCTGCACTGCGCGATAGCTAGCGCAAACGAAGCAGTCTGGCAAATGGCGCAAGAGCATCTCAAATTGCGTGGAATGGGGTCGACGATTGTCGCGGCCTGTGTGCGTCACAATCAAATCGTCATAGGGAATGTTGGAGACAGCCGCGCCTACTTTCTCAGAGACGGCGGTTGTGTGCAGATCACTGAAGATCACTCCTATAAAATCACTGAAGATCACTCCAAGAAAACTGAGCAGGCGCAACTCGGAGGGGCAGCCCTGGAACCGGGCATGAGCGCTCCACTGCAGCAGTTCATTACCCGCGCAATAGGCGCGGATGCGGTAGTGAAACCTGATTTCTTTGTCGCCGATCTGGCGCAGGGCGATACAGTATTGCTAGCCACAGACGGATTGACTCGATACATGAATGCCGAGCGCATCGCTGGCGAGATCCAGATAGAGGCTGATCTTCAA includes these proteins:
- a CDS encoding S53 family peptidase, which encodes MTAIAPALAQSATSAQVLVTSPVLESKLLTLRGNLRPEANAQNDRGAVSGDLVLEHMLLQLKRPADRQAALTEKINAQYKPGSPDFHEWLTADEFGQQYGPNPADIAAVTEWLRGHGLQVNNVAKSGMVIDFSGTADQVKSAFHTEIHTLNAGGIKHISNMQDPQIPAALAGVVVGITSLSDFRPKAANKGITRARIDGASKAVVPQTAAANGVKPDLTVNSDTQIVVPDDLHTVYNFEPVYKNGITGEGQTVVVIEDTNVYSTGDWEVFRSTFGLTKYTHASFKQVHPGGCTDPGDVLGDDGEAILDAEYATAAAPNAKIVLASCANTQTTFGGLLALQSLINEPLPPAIVSISYGDCEAGLGAAGNATFNEAYQQAASEGVSVFVAAGDEGAASCDAGAEFALAGIAVSGYASTAYNVAVGGTDFGDSFAGTNAQYWKKNDNSTFGSAKSYIPEIPWNSSCASTLIANAVGYNVPYGNDGFCNSTEGELFLTTASGSGGPSNCGYGDASRIMPSPADSGTCRGYSKPSYQTGMLGNPKDGVRDIPDVSLFAANGAWGHYYVFCYSQPAQGTGGAPCTGDPSTWSSAGGTSFASPIVAGIQALVNQSTGTPQGNPNYVYYALAKQEFGGTGKSSCNSTLGNAIDASCTFNDVTEGDMDVDCIGAGITSFALYNCYRPSGRFGVLSVSSTAYEKAYNSKTGWDFATGIGTLNVNNLVSNWNKAFE
- a CDS encoding transposase → MKKSRYTEEQIIGILKQHEAGVKTAELCREHGISAATFYGWKSKYGGMDVSEAQRLKALEDENRRLKLLVAELSLHGEALKGVIRKNGWSLPA
- a CDS encoding DDE-type integrase/transposase/recombinase, producing the protein MKRSSYRYEPRPDRNAALREALVKLARQKPRYGYRRLHAVLSRCGHEVNVKRVYRLYVEERLMVRRKRRKRLVRDRAAEPRLTGANQEWAMDFIVDGLTTGRMVRILSVVDVYTRECLALEADTSLGSGRVTRVLERLIEERGRPENVRSDNVLTQEGKAGEKRRSLSIPYGMCLTTTVPPSGFHEQGLSVRP
- a CDS encoding IS110 family transposase, whose translation is MSLVQPTQPSTVLVAIDIAKLRHDVLIEAPGWKSRKRLILPNTAVEFRLFADFLHGLKHPVRIVFEATGNYHRPLAHFLQAEGFHLELIASLAVARTREAMHNSWDKNDPKDAQVLLHLLKTGVTQHYHDPLVNQIHDFQELSLTYAQISLEKTRTQHRLLTHYLPLYFPEIERYYHATRSEWLLAFLQVFPTPALIARLSMEDFVQQAWTVVGRKVSKQRLLEDIYRTAQSSIGIPVAEDSEAVAMFRVVLGEMIRLCQLRDQLEQRAALHLKENVDFRRLQQMPGIGPILALTILAEAGDLRRFNHHRQFLKFCGLDLSTQQSGQFRGATKLSKYGNARLRCAFWMAATVAVRLRENSFRDKFERYLRRDPASADRKRMAYVAVAAKMARVAHGIIKTGTDFRCFYEAAAPSGRAASPGPSRP
- a CDS encoding integrase core domain-containing protein, translating into MAQEVGSRSLRSPNLTSCLPQPLPSKCFVWCYGPEFTSRRMLAWSEDWKIGLVHIQPGRPMQNGHVESFHGRLRDECLNASWFRTLNDVRNTLASWRQEYNWERPHSSLGYQTPEQFRQRAGYANVEGQPRLPHLHSHHGGYGVFPKPNLNRESPVMTG
- a CDS encoding alpha/beta family hydrolase; protein product: MRGYLHLPAGSGGDCLILTHGAGANCNSPLLVSLASAFCASGFIVLRCDLPFRQSRPHGPPSRGSAERDQAGLRAAIASGRRQTSGRVLLGGHSYGGRQASMLVAAEPGLADGLLLLSYPLHPPQRPSELRVGHFGDLQKPGMFVHGTQDIFGSIAEMTEALTLVKARTRLLPVSGAGHELITKRSENQVSELVVQAFRSFISEDID
- a CDS encoding serine/threonine protein kinase, whose product is MATDRPAIALEQIGRYRVTGELGRGGMGIVYRGEDHLIGREVAIKTLTEVTPELRERFYLEARSGILSHPNIVTVYELGEHDGNPFIAMEFIQGESLEKKLRLRKRLSLLESLSIVEQLCAGLGYAHGHGVVHRDVKPANVLVQPDGRVTIVDFGIARLADQTRQLTKTDALLGTFHYIAPERLKGEASDGRADVWSVGVMLYEMLTGELPFKGKDVSSLYRVIYEPYVPIGDYVQDLPEGLSNVLDKALAKDIEDRYSTAEEMAFDLQVIADALKHDRVGTLLETARRLAEELQFASARTVLLQAQRIDPGNIDTKALMNDVQDRLNHLQRGEQLRQILEQAQTALGERQWEDAITFFQQAQKLDTENAFGLEERLQEAQERKLQQLKIARLWEQASEARSQGDLTKAQDYLSQALRIDERSTDLRNAYSVILREIKRKQQALQVEELLRSARESYSARNYTETIARLREAAQIDPAHTEVQQLLFTAATRQKEERRQQLLEKIAAEIQESLDLEDFTKARDRVSRALETLPGEGLLLRLQIETESKIREFDVQQSVRKAQLEAQDLFADDPERALQAIEKGLEAAPESETLLQSKQRLQEHLKVIATNSARAEALVAAHTALGSKDYLGARRVLEAAILAHGLSEELENLLGITKAEQAKDEEKQAEIRSAAEARKLVESAVAACDEALAAGDLKRCMRALDDAAKLQGESGILANARKECEAKRERKAAQMLGDAIQAAQQCLMRKSPKEALAELRRVQPVFPFASASMQSDFNRVKSECGETAVKPETTSRPPSGLKPNRATRYLPALVIVAAAVAIAAMWHARHQAATVQKIVTVAPAPTLALTDLEINATPWAKVLLVQDEDGKNVTLPNGDLTTPLRIDGLKVGKYKVTLANPDDQQQTVECNATTADHLCTADLGATDIHQVLIGDHP
- a CDS encoding PP2C family protein-serine/threonine phosphatase, encoding MTGSRRTSSLGYANGLFRIEAAGLSDVGRKRSNNEDSFGYDLEANIFVVCDGMGGMAAGEVASSLAVEQTLRTYKELGNQEMQPEERLHCAIASANEAVWQMAQEHLKLRGMGSTIVAACVRHNQIVIGNVGDSRAYFLRDGGCVQITEDHSYKITEDHSKKTEQAQLGGAALEPGMSAPLQQFITRAIGADAVVKPDFFVADLAQGDTVLLATDGLTRYMNAERIAGEIQIEADLQETCNDLIGIAHANGAEDNVTCLLMRVF